Sequence from the Aromatoleum petrolei genome:
CCGGCCGGGGGCTGGGGGCCGAGGTCAAGCGACTCGGCGCGGTCGGCAACCTGCTGGAAGACGCCCAGGCGTTCCGCGTGATGAGCTTCGGTGTAACCGATTTCGCGCCGAAGTGGAAAGTCTCACCCGCGCTGATGGCCGAGGTCAGCAAGGATCGATTCAACAAAGGCGACGAATACAAGTGGGCGTCCGCCAACCTGCGTTTCACCAACGCGATCAACAAGAATTTCGCGATGCAGTACGAAGGCAGCTTCCAGTACATGGATCTGGACAGCACCTTCTCCCAGGCGAAGGGCAACTTCTACAAGCTCACCGTTTCGCCAACCTTCAAGCTCGACACTGGCGCCGGCTTCTTTGCGCGACCCGAACTGCGCCTCTTCGCCACCTGGATGGGCTGGGACAAGGACCTGAACGGTTTCACCTACGACGGCGGCGCGAACGAGGGCTTCGGCAGCACGAAGTTCACCGGCGAAAGCAAGTGGCTGGTCGGTGCGCAGATGGAAGTGTGGTTCTGAGCCGGACGGCACGAACCGGGTGAAACCATGGCAGCCCGCCCCTGCGCGCGGTTCTCCTGGGCGGCCTTCCCTGTCCGTTCAGCAGGGCGTCTTCGTGCGCGCGTGGCGGGTCGGGGCGGGCGGCGGGCCGTCGGTCTCGCCCGCGCCGATGCACGGCTGCCCGAGTCGGTGCAGATCCTCGAGCGGCTTGCCCGCAAGGACATCGAGCACCAGATCGGCGAGCGCGCGTCCGGTCGATTCGCCGGTCGGCTGAAGTACGCCGGTCACCGTGCAGGTGAGCGGAATCTCGGACGGGATGCCGTCGTACACGATCAGCGACATCCCGCTGCCTGGTTTCCAGCCATTGTCCCCAAGGGCGCGCAGGGCGCCCACGCCCGCCACATTGTTGTCGACCAGCAGCGCGGTGGGCGGCTTTTTCATCGCGAGCAGTTCTCCGACCGCCTGGTAGCCGCCGATACGGTTGAGCGGAGCCTCGATGATCAGTTCCGGATCGGGTTCGATGCCCGCTTCGCGCAGGGCCGCAACGAATCCCGCATGGCGCTGTGCCGCGAAGCTCAGCTCCAGCGGTGCGTGGATCAGGGCGATGCGGCGGTGGCCCAGGTCGAGCAGGCGCTGCGCGGCCATGCGGCCGCCGGCTTCGTTGTCGAAGTCGAACCATGCGTAGGGCAGGGGCGTCTCGGTGCGACCGTAGGCGACGAACGGGAAATTGCGTTCCTGCAGGAAGCGGATGCGCGGATCGTCCAGGCGCGTGCGGGCAACAATCAGCGCGTCGACGCGTCGTCCGTCGATGAGGCGGCGGTAGGTGTCGAGCTCGACTTCGGGACGCGACGAATGAATCAGCAGGTCGATGCGGTGCTTGGCGAGTTGTTCGGTGAGGCCGGAGACGACTTCGCCGAAACGGATGTCGCCGATGTCGCTCGCGCCGAAGGGGTACACGATGCCGATCGCGTCGGCGCGGCCCGTCGCGAGCTGTCGGGCCTGCGGATTGGGCTGGTAGCCAAGCTTCGTCGCGGCTTCGACAACGCGCTGGCGGGTCGCCTCGCTGACGTCGGAGTAGCCGTTGAGCGCGCGGCTCACCGTCGTTTGCGACAGTCCGAGCGATTCGGACAGCATTTTCAGATTGACCTTCATCGGTGTTCCTTCGGCCCGTATCGGGCATCCATGGGCCGTTCGCGGACGGCCCGCGCTATGACCGAAGTCTAGCGAGTTTTCGGGAGCGGGTTCGGACGTACAAAAAACAGTTTACATCCAAAGCGCTTCGGATTACGATCCAAATCGCTTTGGAAGATTTTATGGCTTCATCGAATTTCTTCATCGAGAGCAGGTTCTCGATACCCCAGACAAGCGGGGCGTACGAGCTGGAACTGCCGGCCGGGCTGCGCCCCCTACGAATCCTTCGCCCTCGCGCTCGGCGCACGGGCAGCCTGACGAGAGGAATCCCCCGATGAGTGGACAGCACAAGCAGGTCATGAAGACGCAGTGGTGGAAGGAGGCCGTCGCCTACCAGATCTATCCGCGCAGTTTCATGGACTCCAACGGCGACGGCATCGGCGACCTGAACGGCATCACCGCGCGCCTTGACTACCTGAAGGCGCTCGGGATCGATGTGATCTGGATCTGCCCGATGTACAAGTCGCCCAACGACGACAACGGCTACGACATCGCCGACTATCACGCGATCATGGAGGAGTTCGGCACCATGGCCGACTTCGACCGCCTGCTCGACGCGGTCCATGGCCGCGGCATGCGCCTGATCCTCGATCTGGTCGTCAACCACACCAGCGACGAGCACGCGTGGTTCATCGAGTCGCGCGCGTCGAAGGACAACCCCAAGCGCGACTGGTACGTGTGGCGCGACGGCAAGGATGGCGACGGTGGTGAAAAAGGTAATGAGCCGAACAACTGGGAAAGCATCTTCCGCGGCTCCGCGTGGAAGTACGACGCAACCAGCGGCCAGTACTTCCTGCATCTCTTCTCGACGAAGCAGCCGGACCTGAACTGGGAGAACCCGGAGGTGCGCAAGGCGATCAACGCCATGGTGCGCTGGTGGCTCGACAAGGGCATCGACGGCTTCCGCCTCGACGCCGTGAGCCACATGAAGAAGGTCGCCGGCCTGCCCGACATGCCCAACCCGCACGGGCTGGACTACGTGTCCTGCCTGCCGATGCACATGAACGTCGACGGCGTGCTCGACTACATGGACGACCTGTGCCAGAACAGCTTTGCGGGCTACGACATCATGACCGTCGGCGAGGCCAACGGCGTGTCCGCCGAGCAGGCGGTGGACTGGGTGGGGACGGACCGCAATCGCCTGAACATGATCTTCCAGTTCGAGCACCTGCACCTGTGGGCGCAGGACCCGGAGGCGGGGCTGGACGTGGTCGGCCTGAAGAAGGTCTTCTCGCGCTGGCAGGGCACGTTGCACGGCGTGGGCTGGAACGCGCTGTTCCTCGAGAACCACGACATCCCGCGCATCGTGTCGAAGTGGGGCGACGTCGAGCACTACTGGCGCGAGAGCGCGACCGCGCTGGCGACAGTGTATTTCCTGATGGAGGGTACGCCCTTCATTTACCAGGGGCAGGAGATCGGGATGACCAATACCCGCTTCGACAGCATCGGCGACTTCAACGACGTGTTCGCGAAGAACGAGTTCGCGCTGCAGCGGGCGAACGACGTGCCGGCCGAGGAGATCATCGCGTCGCTCGCCATCACCTCGCGCGACAACTCGCGCACGCCGATGCAGTGGGACGCCTCGGCGAACGCCGGCTTCACGAGCGGCACGCCCTGGCTGAAGGTGAATCCGAACTTTCCGCAGATCAACGTCGCCCGGCAGGAGGCCGACCCCGACTCGATCCTCAACTACCACCGTCGCCTGATCGCGCTGCGCAAGGCGGAACCGGTGCTGGTGCATGGCCGCTACACGCTGCTGCTGGAGAGCGACCCGCAGGTCTATGCCTACACCCGCAGCCTGGGCGACGAGCAGATCGTGGTGATGACGAACCTCACCGGCAGGGAGGCGCGGGTCGAGCACGACGGCTTCGCAGTGCGCCACGAGAATCTGTTGCTCGCGAACCACGCGGTGGCCCCCCACGCCGACGCGCGCGAGCTGACGCTGCGCCCCTATGAGGCCCGCGTGTATCGCCTGCGTTGAACCCGAACCGAAAAGCAATTACCGAAACGCTAGACAAGGAGGAGACACCACCATGAAAAAACTGCTTCCCGCCACGCTGGCCGTACTGATGTTCGGCGCCGTCCCCGTCGCCCACGCCGATACCCTGAAGATGGCCTGCAATGTTTCCGGCGCGATGAAACCGTATTGTGAATACGTCAAGGAGCGTTTCGAAAAGGATGCGCAGCACAAGCTCGAATTCATCGAGATGCCCGCCGCATCGGACGAAAAGCTCGCGCTGTATCAGCAGATCTTCGCCGCCAAGGACGGCAACGCGGTCGACGTGCTGTCGATCGACGTGATCTGGACCGGCCTGCTCGACAAGCATCTCCTCGACCTCACCGACAAGGTCAAGGACCTAGAGCCCGCCTTCTTCCCGAACAACTGGCAGAACAGCATCGTCAATGGCCGCATCAAGGCCGTTCCCGCCCAGCTCGACGCGGGCATGATGTATTACCGCAAGGATCTCCTCGCGAAGCACAAGGAGCTGCCGCCCAAGACCTGGGAGGACCTGGCCCGCATCGCGACCAAGGTGCAGAAGGCCGAGCGCGACGCCGGCAACAAGAACTTCTGGGGCTTCGTGTTCCAGGGCAAGGCCTACGAGGGCCTGTCGTGCGACGTGCTGGAATGGGTCGCTTCGTACAACGGCGGCACCTTCGTCGATCCGGCCGGGAGCATCACGATCAACAACCCGAAGGCGGCCAAGGCGCTCAACACCGCGGCGAGTTGGGTGGGCACGATCGCGCCGAAGGGCGTGATGGGCTACCAGGAGGAGGAGTCGCGTGCGGTGTTCCAGAACGGCGACGCCCTGTTCATGCGCAACTGGCCGTATGCCTACGTGCTCACGCAGGCGGACAACAGCCCGGTCAAGGGCAAGGTCGGCGTCATCCCGATCCCGAAGGGTGGGGAGGACGGCCTGCACGCCGCGACGCTGGGCGGCTGGCAATGGGGCGTGAGCACCTATTCGAAGAGGCCGGATGCGGCGGTGAAGCTCGTGCGCATCCTGTCCGAGGCCGACACGCAGAAGCGCGCGTTCATGCTGCTGGGCATTCCGCCGGCGCGCGTCGACACCTACCAGGATGCGGAAGTGCAGACCAAGGCGCCTTACCTCGCCGAGTTCAAGGACGTGTTCGCGAACGCCGTGCCGCGCCCCTCGACTCCGACGCGCGCGCAGTTCCCCAAGGTGTCGAAGGCGATGTTCAACGCCGGCTATGACGTGCTGAGCGGGCGCGCGACGGGCGAGCAGGCAGTGGCCGACCTCGAGGACAAGCTCAAGCGTATCAAGGGCCGCGAGTGGAAGTGATGGGCATCCTGGCAACGCGGCCGCAGGTCGGTTCGCCGAGCCTCCGGAGGAAACAACGATGAGTCACAATTCCGAGAGCCTGCTGCCGTCGGCCGCGGTCGCACCGCCGACGGCGGCACCGCGGCGCAAGCGCAGCCTGCAGCAGCGCCGTGCTCGCGCGGCCTGGGTGCTGGTTGCGCCGGCGCTGATCCTGCTGTTCGCGGTGGCCGGCTGGCCGCTGATCCGCACGCTGTTCTACAGCTTCACCGACGCGGCGATGGACACCCCCGAGGAGTAC
This genomic interval carries:
- a CDS encoding ABC transporter substrate-binding protein; the encoded protein is MKKLLPATLAVLMFGAVPVAHADTLKMACNVSGAMKPYCEYVKERFEKDAQHKLEFIEMPAASDEKLALYQQIFAAKDGNAVDVLSIDVIWTGLLDKHLLDLTDKVKDLEPAFFPNNWQNSIVNGRIKAVPAQLDAGMMYYRKDLLAKHKELPPKTWEDLARIATKVQKAERDAGNKNFWGFVFQGKAYEGLSCDVLEWVASYNGGTFVDPAGSITINNPKAAKALNTAASWVGTIAPKGVMGYQEEESRAVFQNGDALFMRNWPYAYVLTQADNSPVKGKVGVIPIPKGGEDGLHAATLGGWQWGVSTYSKRPDAAVKLVRILSEADTQKRAFMLLGIPPARVDTYQDAEVQTKAPYLAEFKDVFANAVPRPSTPTRAQFPKVSKAMFNAGYDVLSGRATGEQAVADLEDKLKRIKGREWK
- a CDS encoding substrate-binding domain-containing protein — protein: MKVNLKMLSESLGLSQTTVSRALNGYSDVSEATRQRVVEAATKLGYQPNPQARQLATGRADAIGIVYPFGASDIGDIRFGEVVSGLTEQLAKHRIDLLIHSSRPEVELDTYRRLIDGRRVDALIVARTRLDDPRIRFLQERNFPFVAYGRTETPLPYAWFDFDNEAGGRMAAQRLLDLGHRRIALIHAPLELSFAAQRHAGFVAALREAGIEPDPELIIEAPLNRIGGYQAVGELLAMKKPPTALLVDNNVAGVGALRALGDNGWKPGSGMSLIVYDGIPSEIPLTCTVTGVLQPTGESTGRALADLVLDVLAGKPLEDLHRLGQPCIGAGETDGPPPAPTRHARTKTPC
- a CDS encoding glycoside hydrolase family 13 protein, which produces MKTQWWKEAVAYQIYPRSFMDSNGDGIGDLNGITARLDYLKALGIDVIWICPMYKSPNDDNGYDIADYHAIMEEFGTMADFDRLLDAVHGRGMRLILDLVVNHTSDEHAWFIESRASKDNPKRDWYVWRDGKDGDGGEKGNEPNNWESIFRGSAWKYDATSGQYFLHLFSTKQPDLNWENPEVRKAINAMVRWWLDKGIDGFRLDAVSHMKKVAGLPDMPNPHGLDYVSCLPMHMNVDGVLDYMDDLCQNSFAGYDIMTVGEANGVSAEQAVDWVGTDRNRLNMIFQFEHLHLWAQDPEAGLDVVGLKKVFSRWQGTLHGVGWNALFLENHDIPRIVSKWGDVEHYWRESATALATVYFLMEGTPFIYQGQEIGMTNTRFDSIGDFNDVFAKNEFALQRANDVPAEEIIASLAITSRDNSRTPMQWDASANAGFTSGTPWLKVNPNFPQINVARQEADPDSILNYHRRLIALRKAEPVLVHGRYTLLLESDPQVYAYTRSLGDEQIVVMTNLTGREARVEHDGFAVRHENLLLANHAVAPHADARELTLRPYEARVYRLR